GGTGCTTGATCTAGGAATGCAGGAGATAAGAACATATTTCAGGCTCTTCTTGTTATCCTCAGTTCTGTTACTGTTCATGTTCTGTTCCAGAATTTCAAAAAGCAAGTTTTCTAGACCAATTGTTTCTGCTATTCCACTCTGAATTCAGAATATAGGGTTTTTGATTTGTATACACAGCATAGGAATATCTTGTTTTAACTTATAGGTGTAATGGCTTCCCTGTAAAACTCATTATTCTTTCAAGGAAATCACTGAATTGTCAATTGTGTGGCCAAACAGAGTCCTAGTTTTTGAAGGCTTACATCGCATCTATTTAAAGTAGATAATGATGGGATGCAACTGCTCTTCCTTTAGAATAATGTAGAGAAAATAATACAATGTAGTGCTTTAATTACATTACACCTTGGGAAAGAAATATAATCGACGATTTTACAAGATACAAGCAACAAATCATATTTTCCCTGGTGCTTGTGGACAAAGAATTACAACCGAAAATAGTGAGGGATGGGTTGTTTCTTCAATTGTTCTTGTGTTTGTCATTGGTCAGTGTCTTTGTTTCCAAACGGTGGAGCATGATTGCCCTTGAATTTGAATTTCCTTTGCATGATGGCTAATGTAAATCAATTGTTCCTGCATAATCATTAGACCACAGGAAAAACATTCAGTGTGGCTGTTGATTCATCAAAACCTTTGGAGATGCAGACACTGGGAAACTCGTTTTCAAAAAAAAGAGAGATTCTCATATGAAAAGCAATATCATGTTTGGGTTGTGATCTAACCTTTATAGTAATAACCCTGACTCGATAAACAGAAGAGGTGGAACATATGTAAATTTGGCTGTACGGGTCGATCATATCATCTATGCTTCAGTGTCTGTTTCATGTATTTCAAGGCAGACCGTAACATTGCCCTAGCTTTCCTATCAGGGGTTACCCTAGAGTGAATCATTTCTTCATAAACATCTGGAACCTGAAACAAAAACCACATTTCTTGATTTCAATAGTAACAACAGAAGATGCTGAAATTATGCAGCCCAAAGGCCTGGATGCATACAAAACAGATGCAGAGGTCAGCTATAGTAAGGATTAAGGACATTATATAGGATTCATACCTTATAAAATTTATCAACACGAATAAGGGCTTTCATAAGGGTAGTATACGTAACTACGTCTGGTTTTACATCCTGCAGTTATAAGAATCATAGTGAAGTTGGTAACATGGAAAGATCAATTGTATTTTGTATGTTAAACAGCAGATATATAACTTAATGGTAAACAGCAGATATATAACTTACATTTTCCTTCATGTATTGCAACACGGAAAAGGCCTCAGCATCCCTCCTATCTTCACCAAATGCATTAATTAATGAATTGAGAGCTAACAGACTAGGTTTCAAGCCGTCTGCTCTCATAACCCTGAATGCATTCAGTGCTAGCTCAGACAAACCCTGTCAAGGATTCCATCAGATCATATTAATGATCAACCATCACACCCACAATAAAAGTATCCGATTATTCTCATTAATTTTAATAGATAAACTTGTTTTAGGAAGTAAGATGAACATCTTGCTGATAGGCAGTTCATCAGAAAATACATAGAAGCACACAAATTCAAATAGACCAGTAATGGAATAGTTCAGGAAGAAAGAACTCGTATATTGAACGTTCTCTATACGTTGTCGCTGGAATATTAATGGTCCCAAAGCTGAAACTGATTATTATGTCATGTCAATGGAAGTAGATATGACATTGAATATATAACTAATGACATAATGGTAATGCAATTGACTGTGCACAACAAGCTGGCCATATCATGGTTCAATTCACAGAACAATGCAATTAAAAGTGCAAGTAAGATCACGTAAGATAAGATGGTATACAACACAACAGAAGTTATTAGAGTAGGGTCTAATCAAGTAATCATTCTACAGTTTGAAAAACGTCACCTGACTGCATAATAAAATTGTCAGGAAGCGTAGAGAAGACTTACTCTTTGAGCATAGGCATTAATCAAGGCATTATACATAGTCGGGGATGGTTTCAAGCCTGCAGACTTCATTATCTCCAAGCACTCTATTGCATCATTAAATCTCCCTGACTTCCCATATATGTCAACTAACGTGGTATAAGTAACTATATTCGGAAGTAAACCCTGACTCTGCATCTTCCCCATCAGGCCCTTCACTTCATCCCATCTCTCCTGCTCCCCTAGGGAGTTTATCATGATGTTAAAGGTGGTGGCACAAGGCGCGCAACCACTCTCCTGCATCTCCTCAAACAACTCCTCTGCTCTTGCATGGTGGCCAGACTTACAATGAATATCTATAAGGGTATTCCAGGTAACAGTATCCGGCTGAATCCCCTCTGATAACATCCTTTCAAAGGTAGCCATAGCATGATCAAGACAATTAGACTTTCCAAACGTATCAATCATCACATTGTAAAAATGCCTATCCGGCATTACCCCACTACTTCTCATCTCCCTCAAAACTTGAAATGACTTCTGCCACTCCCCTCTATCCCTATAACTAGCCAAAATCCTACTGAAAACATAAGAATTAGGCTGCACATTGCTAGCCTCCATCTCCTTCAACACAATTCTCGCGCTTTCCCACCTACCGGCATTGGCATAAGCATCAATGAGGAGGCTGTATGTGTGCTCATCGGGCGAAATACCGCTCCTCTCCATCTGCGACACAATGGATTCCGCATCTTCCAAAGAAGCTGCCTTCACATACCCTTTCAGCAGTGCATTGTAAGCTCTAGTCCTCGGTTGCAACCCACCCTCCTTCATTTCCTCGAAAATAGCTTCAGCCTCAACCACCCTACCGGCATTCCCCAAAGCCGAAATAACCGACACTAAAGTCGCGGTTTTCGGGCTCAAACCACTAGCCTGCACCATGGCAAGAAAATGCATGGCCTGGCTAGGCTCACCGGCTTTTGCGAAACCAACAATCAAATCATTCAACAACTGTCCATCAATTTCAACATTCTCAGACTCAATCTCCTTATAAAGCTTCAACATAATCGGAGAATCAACCTTGTTAGAGCGATTAAGGGACTGAATCACCAGGCTGTAGTTCACGAAATCCGACCTGTAACCGTCCTGGCGCATCCTGGACATCAAATTGAGCGCCTTCTCCAGGTCGCCGTTGCGAGCGCACGCGCCGATGAGAGCGTTGTAGGTCAACGGAGTCAACGTCCGGCGCTGAGAGAGCAGGAACGCCTCGTAGAGCTTCTCGGAGCGTCCGAGCGCGTGGATAAGGATGGAGTAGAGGAGCTCGTACGAGAAGCAGAGGTTGTGCTTCTGGAGCCACGCGACGAGCGCGTAGGCTTGTTTCAAGGAGGACGACGACGACGAGGAGCAGAGCGACTTGAGGAGGGAGTGCCAGAGCGGGGCCGGGACGGCCCGGTACAACTCGGCGAGCTGGAACTCGGCCGGGTCGAGTGACGTCGGGGAGGCCGAGTCGGTGACGTCATGAGCGGAGGAGGAGGTGGAGAGGAAGGCGAGGAGAGGAGCGAAGTCGTAGCGGGAAACGGTGGCCTGGTCGGTGTCGTAGTTGTCGAAACGGCGCCGTGACGGTGGAAGTGAAGGGAGGTGAGACTCGGCGGAGGTGGAGACGGCGCAGGGGGTGGTGGCGGAGAGAGGCGCGTGGAAGATGTGGTGGTGGCGGATGAGAATGGGAGACGTGGAAGCTAACTGGACGGAAGGGAAGCGAGTCGAACCCGGCAGAGGCAGAAGAAGCATGTCGACGGCGACAGCGACGGCGACTTCAATTTTTCTGCTAACACATTTTGGTGTGTAGTTTATAAATTTATCGGTTTGATTTTGCGATATTTTTCTGGTATTTGTGGAGGGAAATGAGACAGTAAGGGAAAAAAAAACCCAGTCGGTCTTAGTAGACAACAGAGAAATGGAGGGCGTATATTCTGCCACGTATGCATGATCGCGCGCGATATAAAGATGCGGCGGTTTGAAGTTTGAAGCTCAGACTTTGATTCCAGTTTCCGATCGGCTAGGGTTCATCTGCAACTGTTGGGTTCAGGGTCCATGTACTCCAATCTGCGTATCAGAAAGATTCAGGTTTTAATTTTTTATTTTGTGATTGGTGTTAAATTTTGGGTCTTTAGTAATAAGCTCTCATCATGTTGTTCTAGTATACCCATTTCTTGTTCACCTAGATAAATCCAAGCTACAATTCGTCTTAATGGCCGTTGAAATTTGAGGACTAGATCCGCTATACTAGCCATATATGAATTATTAAGAGTCAATTTAAGTGATGAACAAGTTAGCCAACTGGTCAAGTTTGTTTATTAATCACTACAGAGCAAAAGGCTCAAAGCAGAAACAACAGAAATGATGAAATGATCAAATAGAAACCAGTATTTCGGTTTTACTTGAGGATACTAGTATTGACTCAACCGTACCAGCCGTAAAGTTGGTTTTACTTGGTAAAGGTCTATTACAAATCGTACCAACTGAGTGTTAACCGTAACAATTAAGTCGGTATACCGATTTCGACGGTTTATTTTAGTAGAGAATTTTACCTACCAATCATAACTTGGTTCGTACATGATATTGGTAAATAAAGTCGGTATACCTACCAATGTCACTCATAAGTTTGAGACTAGCAAAATTAAGCAATTCTTGATTGCTTTGAAACAACTCCATTTCTTCTTCATGTAGATTAATCCAAGCTTCAATTGCATTGTTTCCCCATTCTCCTGTATCCATCAAACGAACCTCATTGACCGAAATGGCCTCGCGACCAACCGGAACGACCCACAGAGGCTTTCCCCAGCCGAAATCGGCATCATACAGTCCAGAGTAGACAATGCTTGTATACCCAATAAAGTTCATCTCCACCTTATCATCCCCATTAGTAGTGGAGAGTGCAACAGCATCAGCCATGTCTAGGAAACCTTACTCAAAGTCTCCAACCTGCCCTGGCCTTGTAGCTTCGCCACCAAGTCACCATTGACTTTCGATGTTGCTTCCCTCATCTTGCTCACCAAGCTTGACAACTCTAACTCCTCTTCTCCGTGACATTCATTTGCTATTGCACCTGTCAAACAAACAAAATTCCCCATACTATTTTGTGGAAGATTCGGGTCAGCTCTTCGGCGCAAATTCACTGCGTGTGTTATCAAACTTGGTGCAGATCGACCAGACTTGGCCTTCCAAGCAGATCTGGCGCATTTCCAGATGAATGCCGAAACTGCCTCCACCCGACTTGGATTCTGTAATGATGATGTTGCTGCTAGCTCTTTAAGTTTGGCCACAGCTGAGGCCTCAAATACAAATCTCTTATTAACACACCTTCCTTTCTTGGCAAAACGCCTGTACAAGCCCCTCATAGTTGCTTCTGTTGGGTGTGCAAACTTTCCTTGTTCATCAAGAATCGGAGGGAACAATGCTGCACCATCAAAACTAGGCAACACATGAATACACTGATCAGTACCTGATTGACTCTGTGCTGTGGCTGCAGCCCAAGCTTTGAGAAAGGTGCTGATGCCAACACCATCAACAATCATGTGAGAAACATACACTCCGATCACAAAGCCGCCACAGGCGAAGTTGGTTACTTGTATCATGACTACAACAGCTCCTCCTCCGGGGGCGGTTGTGGCATTTTTAAGTTGACCACTGTGATCAAGCATACTGTCTAAAGGTGGAAGAAGCTTTGGGAGTAGTGACAAATCAGGATGCTGCAGAAACTCCGAGAGGTCATGTGACTCATCTTTAGCCTCTATGTAACAAGCTCCTTCATCGTTGCAATCTATGCAAAGATTGCTTCTGATTCTTCCTGCAAGCGGGTAAAAGCGAGTCAGGGTTTCCGAGAGAGATTGTTTGAGTGCTTGTGATCTTTCACTGCTAGTAGAAATGGGAGGTGAAACAGGAGGATAGAACAAGATCATGGGAACATAAATTGGAGGCATTAAGTGATCCAAGAGAGAAAATTTGTAAGCGTTCAAGTGTGGATGTGTTGGGGAAGAGGGCTTGATGTACTCCTGGGAAATTATTTGGACCTCCATTGGAGCAAGGCTTCAGAGAGTATATGATCAATGATTTAGTTAACTATAGCTTTTGCTGTCACAACAAAATAGATAGCTTTAGCTATATATGAATGGATGAAGTTCGATCATGAGCTACTGCAGTACTCTATGTACTGGATCTTTCCTTGATCATCTCAATCCGTTTGAATTAAACTATATGCCATTTGGATTATTATTTTTTTTATCAGAGTCGCTAAAACATCACCTTCCAGTTGGTCAGATGGTGTATGATATGCCATAGAATAATAGCAAAACCAGGTCAATTAAACCAGATTAGAACTACCCCGGATAGAGCAGATTGGGTATCGTTGAATACAAGCTAATGAAAATCTGCCAAAATTGCATTGTTTCCCATTCTCCTGTATCCAAGGATGATCGATGACCTGAAGCGTGCCAAAAACGAGTGTAGAGGTTGTTACGGCACTCATTTGGAATGTACTGAGGCTGCACTTGGCTTCAACGCCAAATGTTGCCATACTTTATAAAGTTAAGAAGGCTTGATGCACTCTTTCGAAATTATACTTGCATCCATGCTTGATTCTAGTCATCTTGTTCAGCTCAATAGGTCGAGTATGGTACTGGTTCAGACCAAAAGAAAATAAAAACGAGCTGCTTGGTTCATAGGAAAGCAAGAGTGGATCTCCATATCTTTTTATAACCAACTATGATTCGTCTTAATGGCAGTTGAGATTTGAGGACAAGATCCGCTATACTAAGTGATGAGCAAGTTAGCCAACTGGCCAAGTTTGTTTATTAATCACTACAGAGCTTACACAGCAAAATTTATTCACTCGATTTTGACTTTTGACAGAAACAAAATGATAGTACAGCAGGAATCATTGCAAGGTTGAATCATACAAGTCTATCTTACAAACTTTTACCAGCAAAAGGCTCAAAGCAGAAACAACAGAAATGATCAAATGATCAAATAGAAACCAGTATTTCGGTTTTACTTGAGGATACTAGTATTGAGACTAGCAAAATTAAGCAATTCTTGATTGCTTTGAAACAATTCCATTTCTTCTTCATGTAGATTAATCCAAGCTTCAAATGCATTGTTTCCCATTCTCCTGTATCCATCAAATGAACCTCATTGATTGAAATGGCCTCGCGACCGGCATTATGAACTGGAACGACCCACATAGGTTTTCCCCAGCCGAAATCAGCATCATACACTCCAGAGTAGGCAATACTGGTATACCCAATAAAGTTCATCTCCCCATCAGTAGTGGAGATTGCAATAGCCTCATTCATGTCTTGGAAAACCTTGCTAATAGTTGCTAACCCACCTTGACCTTGTAGCTTCACCACCAAGTCACCATTGACTTTCGATGTTGCTTCCCTCATCTTGCTCACCAAGCTTGACAACTCTAACTCCTCTTCTCCGTGACATTCATTTGCTATTGCACCTGTCAAACAAACAAAATTCCCCATACTATTTTGTGGAAGATTCGGGTCAGCTCTTCGGCGCAAATTCACTGCGTGAGTTATCAAACATGGTGCAGATCGACCAGACTTGGCCTTCCAAGCAGCTCTTGCGCATTTCAAGATGAATGCTGAAACTGCCTCCACCCGACTTGGATTCTGTAATGATGATGTTGCTGCTACCTCTTTAAGTTTGGCCACAGCTGAGGCCTCAAATACAAACCTGTTTGTAACACTCCTTCCTTTCTTGGCAAAACGCCTGTAAAATCCCCTCATAGTTGCTTGTGTTGGGTGTGCACACTGTCCTTGTTCATCAAGAATTGGAGGAAACAATGTTGCACCATCAAAACTAGGCAACACATGAATACACTGATCAGTACCTGATTGACTCTGTGCTGTGGCTGCGGCCCAAGCTTTGAGAAAGGTGCTCATGGCAACACCTGTTGGAGAGGAGAGATCCCACATTGGAAAAGTGACAAATAAAATATAACTTATAAGTGGGTGGATCATTCCTAATTGTACCGAGGCCTTTTGTGATTAAAACCCAACACCTTAAAGGTGGTTAAGTTGGGACAAACCCATACTTCTGAGTATAGCCTTTTGCTACTAACCTTGCCTTGTACCTGTCCACAAAACCATCAGAATTATGTTTCATCGTATACACCCACCGACAACCAATTGTCTTCTTCCCTGGTGGCAATGACACTAACTCCCACGTATGATTCTTCTCAAGAGCATCCATCTCAACTTTCATTGCCTGCATCCACTTCTCATCCTTCATAGCATCCTGCACTTTACTAGGAAGAGACACAGAAGATAATTGATTCACAAATGCTACATATGGTTTAGACAACCTGTGGGTAGACACATAATTAACAATTGGATATTTAGCCTTAGCACTTAGAGTAGGTTCATAATATTTTGGAGGCTGACCACGGGTTGAACGACTAGGCAAGATTTTAGTTGGGACATTATTTGACACAGAAGAACTAGTAGAAAAACAAGGATTAGGACATACCTCGGGTGATGATTCAGCAGGTGAGACCGATGAAGAAGAGGGAGAGACAGAAGAGCCATTTAAAACAGCGCCAGAAGACTGCAACACATCATTAGATTCAGGATCTGAAATCACTTCCCTAGCCGATCGGTCGGATTGTTCTGGATCTAATTGACCGTTGGGTAAAACACTGCCCAAAGATTCTTCTCTAACCGGACATTCTGACACGACCCACCCCGAATTTCACCCTGAAACCCAGAGTAAGTCGTGCGGGGACCACTTCCAAGGAAAATTTACTGAAAAGATTAAGAAAATCTCCCTTGCAGATGGACAACCCTAACTCGAAAATTTCAAATTACACTCTTAATTTATCACTTCTGAACAACGCATAATATACAAAAATTCTAAAGTAATTCAGAGCTACTAAACACAAGCGGAAGCAAGAAAACACGAGTAGGTTGAACAGGTAACCTACTGGCGAAAACTGGCAGAAATGCGGGTGACTATGCCTCGTCTCCTACTAGATCCAACCCGAACTCTGCAGACTGGGCAATTTAAAACGAATGGCCCAGGGGAAAACATTTAATAACGTTAGAGTGAGTGGACAAAAATAAAATAATAAATAAAATATTTATGTTTCCCCAAATTAATTCTAAGGAAAAAATCGAATGCATGCCGCAAGCGATAAAACTTTTATCCCATAAAATATCGAGCCTCTCAGACTCTATAATATATGTATGTATTTACACACGCCCATACTCCCTATATAAATTCATGGGTCTATATAGGGCTACTACGCGCGCGTCCAACGCTCACGTCACGCCTTAATGCGGTGCTACACTACGCCATTAAGGTGGACAGACGGGTGTATAAATATGTGTCCATACCCCCTATATGAATTAAACACTCAAATAGGGCTACTACGCTTACGTCCAACGCTCACGTCACACCATAATGCGGCTATATGCTACGCCATTAAGGTGGACAGACACATATGGCTAGCTAGCATTTCATACATACTCTCTCATATATACATATTTATTTTCACCGAAAATCCCATTTTCGGTAACTCTCTNNNNNNNNNNNNNNNNNNNNGAGAAAAGAAGAAGAAATGGGTTGGGCTCGGCCCAGCCGACCCAACACTCCTTTTAACCCAAAATTCCAAAATTCAACACCCCGAAAAATAATACCCGAATAAAAATTACCTTTTACTAGCTAAAATTTACTATTTTTACCGTCGTCGTATTTTCCCCATACGAATTATCCTCCGCACATAATCATCCCCGAAACCCCTCTAGGGACCAATTAAACTATTTACTCAAAGATCGGGACGGTAAAATTCTTATT
The window above is part of the Fragaria vesca subsp. vesca linkage group LG2, FraVesHawaii_1.0, whole genome shotgun sequence genome. Proteins encoded here:
- the LOC101297909 gene encoding pentatricopeptide repeat-containing protein At5g42310, mitochondrial-like, whose product is MADAVALSTTNGDDKVEMNFIGYTSIVYSGLYDADFGWGKPLWVVPVGREAISVNEVRLMDTGEWGNNAIEAWINLHEEEMELFQSNQELLNFASLKLMSDIGRKIEVAVAVAVDMLLLPLPGSTRFPSVQLASTSPILIRHHHIFHAPLSATTPCAVSTSAESHLPSLPPSRRRFDNYDTDQATVSRYDFAPLLAFLSTSSSAHDVTDSASPTSLDPAEFQLAELYRAVPAPLWHSLLKSLCSSSSSSSLKQAYALVAWLQKHNLCFSYELLYSILIHALGRSEKLYEAFLLSQRRTLTPLTYNALIGACARNGDLEKALNLMSRMRQDGYRSDFVNYSLVIQSLNRSNKVDSPIMLKLYKEIESENVEIDGQLLNDLIVGFAKAGEPSQAMHFLAMVQASGLSPKTATLVSVISALGNAGRVVEAEAIFEEMKEGGLQPRTRAYNALLKGYVKAASLEDAESIVSQMERSGISPDEHTYSLLIDAYANAGRWESARIVLKEMEASNVQPNSYVFSRILASYRDRGEWQKSFQVLREMRSSGVMPDRHFYNVMIDTFGKSNCLDHAMATFERMLSEGIQPDTVTWNTLIDIHCKSGHHARAEELFEEMQESGCAPCATTFNIMINSLGEQERWDEVKGLMGKMQSQGLLPNIVTYTTLVDIYGKSGRFNDAIECLEIMKSAGLKPSPTMYNALINAYAQRGLSELALNAFRVMRADGLKPSLLALNSLINAFGEDRRDAEAFSVLQYMKENDVKPDVVTYTTLMKALIRVDKFYKVPDVYEEMIHSRVTPDRKARAMLRSALKYMKQTLKHR
- the LOC101298200 gene encoding vinorine synthase-like, which codes for MEVQIISQEYIKPSSPTHPHLNAYKFSLLDHLMPPIYVPMILFYPPVSPPISTSSERSQALKQSLSETLTRFYPLAGRIRSNLCIDCNDEGACYIEAKDESHDLSEFLQHPDLSLLPKLLPPLDSMLDHSGQLKNATTAPGGGAVVVMIQVTNFACGGFVIGVYVSHMIVDGVGISTFLKAWAAATAQSQSGTDQCIHVLPSFDGAALFPPILDEQGKFAHPTEATMRGLYRRFAKKGRCVNKRFVFEASAVAKLKELAATSSLQNPSRVEAVSAFIWKCARSAWKAKSGRSAPSLITHAVNLRRRADPNLPQNSMGNFVCLTGAIANECHGEEELELSSLVSKMREATSKVNGDLVAKLQGQGRLETLSKVS
- the LOC101298490 gene encoding salutaridinol 7-O-acetyltransferase-like — its product is MEVRILSKEYIKPSSPTPPHLSTHKFSLLDHLMPPVYIPMILFYRPVSPLNTTSSERSQALKQSLSETLTRFYPLAGRIRSNLCIDCNDEGACYIEAKVESHDLSEFLQHPDLSLLPKLLPPFNSMLDHSGQLKNTTTAPGGGADVVMIQVTNFACGGLVIGVYVSHMIVDGVAMSTFLKAWAAATAQSQSGTDQCIHVLPSFDGATLFPPILDEQGQCAHPTQATMRGFYRRFAKKGRSVTNRFVFEASAVAKLKEVAATSSLQNPSRVEAVSAFILKCARAAWKAKSGRSAPCLITHAVNLRRRADPNLPQNSMGNFVCLTGAIANECHGEEELELSSLVSKMREATSKVNGDLVVKLQGQGGLATISKVFQDMNEAIAISTTDGEMNFIGYTSIAYSGVYDADFGWGKPMWVVPVHNAGREAISINEVHLMDTGEWETMHLKLGLIYMKKKWNCFKAIKNCLILLVSILVSSSKTEILVSI